In Selenomonas ruminantium subsp. lactilytica TAM6421, the DNA window GAGAAAAATATTCCCTTAGGACGATATGCAGAACCAGAAGAAATAGCTGGTGCTGTGGCCTTTATCGCCTCAGACGATGCCAGATACGCTACGGGAGCACACTGGCGTATTGATGGTGGCTTTGGAATGTAAAATGCAAGCAGGTCAGGAGGAAAATGAAATGTTTATCATCAATCAGACGCTCAAGGCAGAAAAAATTCCTGCGGGAAAGGGCGAAGAACTCTTTAAGCAGCATGTGGCATGGTTCACCAAGCATTTTGAAGCCGGTAATTTTATTCTGGTCGGGCCTTATACCGATAAGGAAATGGCCGGTATCATGATTTCTCCAGCTGAATCCAAAGAAGCGGTGGAGAAGATCCTGCAGGAAGATGTGTATTATGCAGATGGCCTAGCTGACTATGAAGTCCGGTCTTTCACCGCAGGCAAGGTAGCAGCAAATTTTGCAGAATTTGCAGGCCGGTGAAATCCGATAATCCCTCTGTCGCGAAAGGTTCAGACCGCGTGAGACAGA includes these proteins:
- a CDS encoding YciI family protein — protein: MFIINQTLKAEKIPAGKGEELFKQHVAWFTKHFEAGNFILVGPYTDKEMAGIMISPAESKEAVEKILQEDVYYADGLADYEVRSFTAGKVAANFAEFAGR